A stretch of the Uranotaenia lowii strain MFRU-FL chromosome 3, ASM2978415v1, whole genome shotgun sequence genome encodes the following:
- the LOC129758219 gene encoding ATP-binding cassette sub-family C member 4-like, with the protein MEAIRRKLPPNPREDANLLSILTFWWTIDLFKKGYSKVLELQDLFQPLKKDQSDVLGDRLEKKWFEQKSGPGRPSLIKAIFKTFWWEYAILGFITVINDIFIRLAQPIFLGMLLQYFRKDSDVTKEQAIYYSAALVLLNALSVITINQYILGSFQNGMKVRIAMCSVIYRKALRLSRTALGDTAPGKVVNLLSNDVNRFDIVSVFLHSMWSAPLLAIIVGVLLYIEIGVAGLIGMIVIFIVTPIQSYTGKLTSRFRLQTALRTDERIRLMDEIISGIQVIKMYAWEKPFAKLIRLARQLELKIVKKSAYVRGLYMTFLLFTTRMALFCTMMAMVLLGNDLTAAKVFVVSTYFGILANTMSAMFVRGIAEIAEALVAMKRLQRFLEYEEKEGELNDAKEKFLKDFGINGDVSEKQKLIESDTQLPTNIAIAMKNVTARWGAVKIQEAPGEKPKDKNSAPVPKIVDTVKKMDEADESWKSATLSNLNIEFRKGILIGVIGPVGAGKSSLLQAILKELPLESGSIVSKGKFAYVSQEPWVFAGTVRQNILFGQAMEKERYDAVVKACALERDFEQLPHADKTIIGERGAALSGGQKARISLARAVYRRADIFLMDDPLSAVDAHVGRHLFDICIGPRGRLGKLKTTRILVTHQVHFLKEADWVVVMNDGKITLQGTPHELSQNGIDFVELLEKLEEEAGDSESSIMVSERRSRRDSKASSRSIASSSQSLDDFDDENEHKVKEKSKSPEADMNAELSSKGTVQGSVLLNYVRSGANPVLLFGLFLLFLCTQLAASGADFWVAYWTSQEEQRIFLRHNNTDDTIDVIERSNSTFDDTPLTSEIAGQSLLSTETCMYIHGGLVISIFLIAITRSISFYKTSVRASQNLHDSMFKGCVSTSMRFYDTNPSGRILNRFSKDMGSVDELLPKAILDASQIILSMIGTIVVTVVVNPMFLVPLAFLAVIFIYLRKVYLKTSKNIKRLEGITRSPVFSHLAASLAGLPTIRAFGAQQELIKEFDSHQDIHTASFFMFITSSTAFGFALDLLCLVFMFIVVFSFLVLETGILGDRVGLAITQAMALTGMMQWGIRQSAEVANFMMSVERLLEYRDLKPEKQPEQPRVLNKSWPEAGRLEFKNMSYRYYEGANLVLKNLNFEIHPKEKIGIVGRTGAGKSSMIGAVFRLAQIEGDILIDGINTGEISLESLRSKVSIIPQDPVLFSGTLRRNLDPFEDYPDSDLWHALEQVELREIANGPLGLQMAVAAGGSNFSVGQRQLICLARAILRSNRILVLDEATANVDPNTDRLIQETIRIKFAECTVLTIAHRLNTIMDSDRVLVMDAGEAVELATPWELLEMPVGVFKEMVLATGPAESERLFQIAKQKFDEKHGQ; encoded by the exons ATGGAAGCGATCCGAAGAAAGTTACCTCCGAATCCTCGGGAAGATGCAAATCTGCTATCGATACTGACGTTCTGGTGGACGATAGATCTGTTCAAAAAAGGCTATTCGAAAGTGTTGGAGCTGCAGGATCTGTTTCAACCACTGAAAAAAGATCAGTCCGATGTGCTGGGGGATCGACTAGAAAA AAAATGGTTCGAACAGAAATCGGGCCCGGGACGGCCCTCGCTCATCAAGGCCATCTTCAAAACCTTCTGGTGGGAGTACGCCATTCTCGGCTTTATCACCGTGATCAACGACATCTTCATCCGGTTGGCGCAACCAATCTTTCTCGGGATGCTGCTGCAGTACTTTCG AAAGGATTCGGACGTTACGAAAGAACAGGCCATTTACTACTCAGCAGCTTTGGTGTTATTGAACGCACTTAGTGTAATCACCATCAATCAGTACATCCTGGGAAGTTTCCAGAATGGCATGAAAGTTCGGATAGCGATGTGTAGTGTGATCTATCGCAAAGCGCTGCGACTATCGAGAACGGCTTTGGGCGATACAGCACCTGGAAAAGTGGTGAATCTGTTGTCCAACGATGTGAATCGTTTCGACATCGTTTCCGTTTTTCTGCATTCGATGTGGTCTGCTCCGCTGCTAGCAATCATCGTCGGAGTCCTGCTGTACATTGAAATCGGCGTTGCTGGATTGATTGGAATGATTGTGATATTTATAGTGACACCTATTCAGTCTTACACCGGTAAATTGACGTCCAGGTTTCGGTTGCAAACAGCTTTACGAACAGATGAGCGTATTCGTCTGATGGACGAAATCATCTCCGGAATCCAGGTGATCAAGATGTACGCTTGGGAAAAGCCTTTCGCAAAACTGATCAGACTTGCTCGGCAGCTTGAGTTAAAGATTGTTAAGAAAAGTGCCTACGTTCGAGGGTTGTACATGACGTTTTTGCTGTTCACTACTAGAATGGCCTTGTTCTGTACAATGATGGCGATGGTTCTTCTTGGAAACGATCTAACGGCGGCTAAAGTGTTTGTTGTATCAACCTATTTCGGCATATTGGCCAATACGATGTCTGCCATGTTTGTGAGAGGTATTGCTGAAATTGCTGAAGCTTTAGTCGCAATGAAGCGGTTGCAACGTTTCTTAGAGTATGAAGAAAAGGAAGGCGAACTTAACGACGCAAAGGAAAAGTTCCTCAAGGATTTCGGAATCAATGGAGATGTATCGGAGAAGCAAAAGCTCATCGAATCAGATACCCAGCTTCCAACCAACATAGCGATTGCTATGAAGAACGTTACTGCGCGGTGGGGTGCTGTCAAAATACAAGAGGCACCGGGCGAGAAACCAAAAGACAAGAATTCTGCTCCAGTACCGAAGATTGTAGACACCGTCAAGAAAATGGACGAAGCAGATGAGTCTTGGAAATCAGCAACTCTATCGAATTTAAACATAGAGTTCAGGAAAGGAATCTTAATCGGAGTTATTGGGCCGGTTGGTGCAGGCAAATCTTCGCTTCTGCAAGCTATTCTAAAAGAACTTCCCCTAGAATCAGGATCCATCGTCAGTAAGGGTAAATTTGCTTACGTTAGTCAAGAACCTTGGGTATTCGCTGGAACTGTTCGTCAGAATATTCTGTTTGGGCAAGCCATGGAGAAAGAGCGATACGATGCAGTAGTGAAAGCTTGTGCGCTTGAACGAGATTTCGAACAGTTGCCGCATGCGGATAAGACGATCATTGGTGAACGAGGAGCTGCTCTTTCTGGTGGTCAGAAAGCTCGCATCAGTTTGGCTAGAGCGGTTTATAGAAGAGCGGATATATTCTTGATGGATGATCCATTGAGTGCAGTAGATGCTCACGTAGGAAGGCACCTTTTCGATATCTGTATCGGGCCTAGAGGACGATTGGGTAAACTCAAGACAACCAGAATTCTAGTAACTCATCAGGTGCACTTCCTGAAGGAAGCTGATTGGGTTGTAGTTATGAACGATGGGAAGATTACTCTACAGGGTACTCCACATGAGTTGTCGCAGAACGGAATCGACTTTGTCGAACTGTTAGAAAAGTTGGAGGAAGAAGCTGGCGATAGTGAAAGTTCAATAATGGTTTCGGAGCGACGAAGTCGACGAGATTCCAAGGCATCATCTCGATCAATAGCTTCGTCGAGTCAATCTCTCGATGACTTTGATGACGAAAACGAACACaaagtgaaagaaaaatcaaagtCCCCAGAAGCGGATATGAATGCGGAGCTTAGCTCCAAAGGCACTGTTCAAGGATCTGTTCTTCTTAATTATGTTCGAAGTGGAGCTAATCCAGTTCTTCTTTTCGgactgtttttgttatttttgtgcacTCAACTAGCAGCAAGTGGCGCAGATTTTTGggtggcctattg GACTTCACAAGAGGAGCAACGAATCTTCCTGAGACACAATAACACCGATGACACCATTGATGTTATCGAAAGAAGTAACTCAACTTTTGATGATACTCCACTAACGTCCGAAATCGCCGGGCAATCTTTGTTGAGTACGGAAACATGCATGTACATCCATGGAGGTCTGGTGATCAGCATATTCCTGATTGCCATTACCAG ATCCATAAGCTTCTACAAGACATCGGTCCGGGCGTCTCAGAACCTCCACGACAGCATGTTCAAGGGTTGCGTATCGACGTCGATGCGGTTCTACGACACCAACCCATCGGGACGTATTCTGAATCGATTCTCCAAGGATATGGGATCGGTTGATGAACTGCTGCCGAAGGCTATTCTGGATGCTTCGCAGATCATTCTCAGCATGATCGGTACAATTGTGGTTACTGTGGTTGTGAATCCGATGTTTTTGGTACCACTGGCGTTCCTCGCGGTGATTTTCATTTACCTGCGGAAGGTCTATCTTAAAACTTCCAAGAATATCAAACGTCTCGAGGGAATAA CTCGATCACCGGTGTTCTCACATTTGGCAGCGTCACTGGCCGGACTTCCGACGATTCGGGCTTTTGGAGCTCAACAGGAATTGATCAAAGAGTTTGACTCGCATCAAGACATTCATACGGCCTCGTTTTTCATGTTTATAACAAGCAGTACGGCCTTTGGATTTGCCTTGGATCTGCTGTGTTTGGTGTTCATGTTCATAGTGGTGTTCAGTTTCTTGGTCCTGGAGACAGGTATTCTAGGGGATCGTGTAGGTCTCGCGATCACCCAGGCAATGGCTCTGACCGGTATGATGCAATGGGGTATTCGACAGAGTGCGGAAGTCGCCAACTTTATGATGTCCGTCGAACGTCTGCTGGAATATCGAGACTTGAAACCGGAGAAACAACCCGAACAACCAAGAGTCTTGAACAAGAGTTGGCCCGAAGCCGGTAGATTGGAGTTCAAAAATATGAGCTACCGGTACTATGAAGGGGcgaatttagttttgaaaaatctaaatttcgaGATACATCCAAAGGAGAAGATTGGAATCGTTGGTCGAACTGGAGCAGGCAAATCCTCAATGATCGGAGCAGTATTCCGGTTGGCTCAAATCGAAGGAGACATTTTAATCGATGGTATCAACACAGGAGAAATCTCTCTGGAGAGTCTTCGTTCTAAAGTTTCGATCATCCCTCAGGACCCAGTGCTGTTTTCGGGTACTCTACGAAGAAATTTGGATCCCTTCGAGGACTATCCCGATTCAGACCTGTGGCATGCCCTTGAGCAGGTCGAACTTAGAGAGATTGCAAATGGACCATTGGGTCTCCAGATGGCCGTTGCAGCTGGAGGTTCCAACTTCAGCGTAGGCCAAAGGCAGCTTATATGCTTGGCTCGTGCTATCCTGAGAAGTAACCGAATCCTCGTTTTAGATGAAGCCACGGCTAATGTTGACCCTAA CACCGACCGTCTGATCCAGGAGACCATCCGAATCAAATTTGCTGAGTGCACCGTACTGACGATCGCCCATCGTCTCAACACAATCATGGACTCGGATCGGGTTCTGGTGATGGATGCTGGAGAAGCAGTAGAACTTGCCACACCCTGGGAGTTACTGGAGATGCCCGTTGGGGTGTTCAAAGAAATGGTTTTGGCCACCGGTCCGGCCGAATCGGAGAGACTCTTCCAAATCGCCAAACAAAAGTTCGATGAAAAGCACGGCCAATGA